Proteins co-encoded in one Flavobacteriaceae bacterium MAR_2009_75 genomic window:
- a CDS encoding ADP-heptose:LPS heptosyltransferase encodes MGDVAMTVPVLVAFINKYPSVQITVLTRSFFKPMFSQLKNVEVFEADVKGRHKGVFGLWKLYKELKLLKIDAVADLHNVLRSKVLKRYFGFDKTPFKQIDKNRAGRKALTRSKNKVFRPLKSTHQRYIDVFTALGFPFELESSHVLAKEKYPEKVNNLIGQDAKQWIGIAPFAAFAGKMYPLELMQQVVDELNASNKFKIFLFGGGVSEKEKLKKLESSYENAVNVVGKLSYSEELALVSNLDLMVSMDSGNGHLAAMYGVPVVSIWGVTHPYAGFYPFGQPIENALLADREKYPLIPTSVYGNKVPEGYEKAIGTISPKQILSKIYMILDR; translated from the coding sequence ATGGGTGATGTTGCGATGACCGTACCCGTACTTGTGGCGTTCATTAACAAATACCCTAGCGTACAGATTACAGTATTGACCAGAAGTTTTTTCAAGCCGATGTTCTCTCAACTCAAAAATGTTGAAGTTTTTGAGGCAGACGTTAAGGGAAGGCATAAGGGGGTGTTCGGTTTATGGAAGCTCTACAAAGAACTCAAATTATTAAAGATTGACGCAGTTGCCGATTTACACAATGTCTTGCGTAGCAAGGTTTTGAAACGTTACTTTGGTTTTGATAAAACTCCTTTCAAACAGATTGATAAAAATAGAGCGGGTAGAAAAGCCCTGACCCGATCAAAAAACAAAGTTTTCAGGCCTCTGAAATCTACCCATCAACGTTACATTGATGTTTTTACGGCCTTGGGGTTTCCTTTCGAATTAGAGTCCAGTCACGTTCTGGCAAAAGAGAAATACCCCGAAAAAGTAAATAATTTAATTGGTCAAGATGCTAAACAGTGGATAGGTATTGCGCCTTTTGCCGCCTTTGCTGGCAAAATGTATCCACTTGAGCTTATGCAACAGGTGGTCGACGAGTTAAATGCCTCTAATAAATTTAAAATATTTCTTTTTGGTGGAGGTGTCTCCGAAAAAGAAAAATTGAAAAAATTAGAAAGCTCATATGAAAACGCAGTTAACGTGGTGGGTAAATTATCATATTCCGAAGAGCTCGCATTAGTCTCTAATCTAGATTTAATGGTTTCAATGGATAGTGGTAATGGCCATCTGGCTGCGATGTATGGGGTGCCGGTCGTCTCGATTTGGGGGGTCACCCACCCTTACGCAGGTTTTTATCCGTTTGGTCAGCCGATTGAAAATGCACTTCTGGCCGACCGCGAAAAGTATCCGTTAATACCGACATCCGTTTACGGAAATAAAGTACCTGAAGGCTACGAAAAGGCCATTGGGACGATATCACCAAAGCAGATATTATCTAAAATTTATATGATATTGGATAGATGA
- a CDS encoding restriction endonuclease yields MSKKWSIYRRYKALGLWNKVFLWLAIIGIVIGGWQLYLAYNPPTKLVISDEENGVLEQNGAKPNEVAELINIIQADRNKAIDDVAQIEFIDIISNIYKSLDSTSTIILNQIHVDSITGIEYRSDVLIEKEILGTKIKLLLRLNPYENPIGESEILNFQNHIEKIRASKGVIITKGKYRKAAVKFADAYSIDLATFQSSIMDKWAEKMEIPVVVKIISVQSVYNLKFKALAAEQKEINPKFTKILYKESGEHFIMDLFIRKWNEGHIYKPGDNKKGVIDFYRPNAKIQLVPSGAWHECQEIMVDYSIEESYKFSYLQPKKYTELLKVSNDQLIYWEMEFNKSQFDELNNWRTIRRIPNYYKNISRKLTIVKMNYLDRSTILDEDIEWHFK; encoded by the coding sequence ATGAGTAAAAAATGGTCAATATATAGAAGATATAAAGCCCTGGGCCTTTGGAACAAAGTTTTCTTATGGCTTGCAATTATCGGTATAGTTATAGGTGGGTGGCAGCTTTATTTGGCATATAATCCACCAACAAAGCTGGTAATAAGTGACGAGGAGAATGGGGTCTTGGAACAGAATGGGGCTAAACCCAATGAAGTAGCGGAATTGATAAATATAATTCAAGCCGATAGAAATAAGGCTATAGATGATGTAGCTCAAATCGAATTTATTGATATCATTTCAAATATCTATAAATCACTAGATTCAACATCTACAATTATTTTGAATCAAATCCATGTTGATTCGATAACGGGTATAGAATACAGAAGTGATGTGCTAATAGAAAAAGAGATATTAGGCACCAAGATTAAATTACTGCTCAGACTTAATCCATATGAAAACCCCATCGGAGAAAGTGAGATTTTAAATTTTCAAAATCATATTGAAAAAATAAGGGCTTCAAAGGGAGTAATTATTACGAAAGGTAAATACAGGAAGGCCGCTGTTAAATTTGCTGATGCGTATTCTATTGATTTGGCAACTTTTCAAAGTTCAATAATGGACAAATGGGCTGAAAAAATGGAAATTCCTGTAGTCGTAAAAATTATAAGCGTACAAAGTGTTTATAATTTAAAATTTAAGGCATTGGCCGCCGAGCAAAAAGAGATTAATCCAAAATTTACCAAAATACTATATAAAGAATCTGGAGAACATTTCATAATGGATTTGTTTATCCGAAAATGGAATGAAGGTCATATTTATAAACCAGGTGATAATAAAAAAGGGGTTATAGATTTCTATCGACCAAATGCGAAAATTCAGTTGGTTCCTTCAGGTGCATGGCACGAATGTCAAGAAATTATGGTGGATTATTCTATTGAAGAAAGCTATAAATTCAGTTATTTGCAACCAAAAAAATATACCGAACTCTTGAAAGTTTCCAATGATCAACTTATTTATTGGGAAATGGAATTTAATAAAAGTCAATTTGATGAATTGAATAATTGGAGAACTATCAGGCGAATTCCTAACTACTATAAAAATATATCTAGAAAATTAACTATCGTTAAAATGAATTACTTGGATAGGTCAACTATCCTAGATGAAGATATAGAGTGGCATTTTAAATAA
- a CDS encoding NTE family protein — MSDILKKSIGLVLSGGGVRGMAHIGLIRAMNEYGISAEIVSGSSVGALVGALYANGNSVTEMLSFFKETPLFKYNFLTIVKPGFIDTDRYFDVFRVYFPEDSFEALQRKLHVVATNLQDGELSYFSEGELIGPLLASAALPPVFSPVELNGKFYADGGIMNNFPLEPIADKVDFVLGSNVSVVGPLERNALKNSLQITGRVTGLMIYAINRSKLQACDLLLEFKELENIGVLDRKGIEKAYLIGYDRSRSAFDALLSE; from the coding sequence ATGAGTGATATTCTTAAAAAATCGATTGGTTTGGTTCTTTCAGGGGGAGGTGTGCGGGGTATGGCACATATTGGACTGATAAGAGCGATGAACGAATATGGAATATCGGCTGAAATAGTCAGCGGTAGCAGTGTGGGTGCTCTCGTTGGTGCCTTATATGCCAATGGAAATTCAGTGACCGAAATGCTTTCTTTCTTTAAGGAAACCCCACTTTTCAAATATAACTTTTTGACCATTGTTAAACCGGGTTTTATCGATACCGATAGATATTTCGATGTATTCCGGGTTTATTTTCCTGAAGATAGTTTTGAAGCCTTACAGCGCAAATTACATGTTGTAGCCACCAATTTACAAGATGGTGAACTTTCTTATTTCTCAGAAGGAGAACTTATAGGGCCATTATTGGCGTCAGCCGCATTGCCTCCGGTTTTTAGTCCGGTCGAACTGAACGGCAAATTTTATGCCGATGGGGGCATAATGAATAACTTTCCGCTCGAACCAATTGCTGACAAGGTCGATTTTGTTCTAGGCAGCAACGTATCTGTGGTAGGCCCCTTAGAAAGAAATGCCTTAAAGAATTCGCTGCAGATCACCGGCCGTGTAACCGGTCTCATGATTTATGCCATTAACAGGTCAAAATTGCAAGCCTGTGACCTTCTGTTGGAATTTAAGGAGTTGGAGAACATTGGGGTTTTAGACCGAAAGGGTATCGAAAAGGCATACCTCATCGGTTATGACCGTTCCCGTAGTGCTTTTGATGCTCTGTTGTCTGAATAA
- a CDS encoding TrkA family protein, translated as MTWEIILVFLIIGAVIFLFAFEIFPMDKISFCIIAALLLTGLVSPEEAVSGFSNKAVITILCLMILAIGLEENGAISWLAKGLKVLKNWPMVFALLAIMLIAGSISAFVSSTAVVIVFIKIVAELKEKYQMPPGKMLLPISFASILGGSCTLMGTSTNLLVNNISARYTGERLGFFEFTWMGAIFLTVSIIIILLFYKFLPQETANLSDNYDLDRYLLTIDVEPDSSLVNTELGDSFMFKESDITVLRITRNGRDQNILNKNMSIRAHDIILLHCSLDNLQQMRSEGYFDIEGEEADQLKSTKGTQIKKVGATAKKNKKASEKEDRESVLLELLLLPGSRFVGRTITELKRMIVPRAIPLAVNKRKKLTNLKTRLYQSNKEFTRLKIGDRVLIQTDAEYVPNFENSNNLAVLNQFEGRPPTTVYKRNLSILILLGTITLAATGVFEVMTSVITGTLAMLLFKCIELNHIYEKINWQIIFLLAGMIPLGIAMSNAKADEFITQELLGLMAGQKPMIIIGLLFLTTMLLSSVVSNNATAIIMAPIGISLANGLNLDVKPFILSVMFAANFSFFTPLGYQTNALIFSMGIYKFKHFLIIGGVISVVLWVVATLLLSAML; from the coding sequence ATGACTTGGGAAATCATTTTGGTCTTTCTCATCATCGGCGCAGTCATCTTTCTGTTCGCCTTTGAGATATTTCCCATGGATAAAATTTCGTTCTGCATCATTGCAGCGCTATTATTGACCGGCCTGGTATCTCCTGAAGAAGCCGTAAGCGGTTTTTCGAACAAAGCGGTCATTACCATTCTCTGTTTGATGATTTTGGCTATCGGTCTTGAAGAAAACGGAGCGATTTCTTGGTTGGCCAAAGGTCTCAAAGTTCTTAAAAACTGGCCCATGGTATTCGCATTACTGGCCATTATGCTGATTGCAGGCAGTATATCGGCCTTCGTTAGCTCAACAGCCGTGGTCATTGTTTTCATTAAGATAGTGGCAGAGCTCAAAGAGAAATATCAAATGCCCCCCGGCAAAATGCTATTGCCTATTTCTTTCGCCAGTATCCTGGGCGGAAGTTGCACACTGATGGGTACTTCTACCAATTTACTGGTCAATAATATTTCAGCAAGATATACAGGAGAGCGACTCGGTTTTTTTGAATTTACATGGATGGGTGCCATCTTCTTGACCGTTTCCATTATTATTATACTTCTCTTCTACAAGTTTTTGCCCCAAGAAACCGCTAACCTTTCAGATAATTATGATCTTGATCGGTATTTGCTGACCATAGATGTTGAGCCCGACTCTTCTCTAGTAAATACCGAACTGGGTGATTCATTTATGTTCAAGGAGTCTGATATAACCGTTTTACGAATCACTAGAAACGGGCGAGACCAAAATATCTTGAACAAGAATATGAGTATTAGGGCCCACGATATTATTCTGTTGCATTGTAGTCTTGACAATCTACAACAGATGCGAAGTGAAGGTTATTTTGATATCGAAGGTGAGGAAGCAGATCAGCTTAAATCAACCAAAGGAACACAGATTAAAAAAGTAGGTGCTACGGCCAAGAAGAATAAAAAAGCTTCAGAAAAAGAAGATAGAGAATCGGTTCTACTCGAACTTTTGTTATTGCCTGGATCACGATTTGTCGGTAGAACCATTACCGAATTAAAACGGATGATCGTACCGAGGGCCATACCTCTTGCTGTTAACAAACGTAAGAAATTAACCAACTTAAAAACCCGGCTTTATCAAAGCAACAAAGAATTTACCCGTTTGAAAATTGGGGATCGGGTGTTGATACAGACCGATGCCGAATATGTACCCAACTTCGAGAACAGTAATAATTTGGCCGTCTTAAACCAGTTCGAAGGTAGGCCACCGACAACGGTATATAAAAGAAATTTGTCCATTCTAATTCTACTGGGTACGATAACTTTAGCGGCTACCGGAGTGTTTGAGGTAATGACCAGCGTTATTACCGGTACCTTGGCCATGCTGCTATTCAAGTGTATAGAACTGAACCACATTTATGAAAAAATCAATTGGCAAATTATATTTCTTTTGGCAGGTATGATACCGTTGGGTATCGCAATGAGTAATGCCAAAGCCGATGAATTTATTACGCAAGAGCTTTTGGGGCTCATGGCCGGTCAAAAGCCCATGATTATCATCGGGCTATTATTTCTAACGACCATGTTATTGAGCAGTGTGGTTTCTAACAATGCCACTGCAATTATAATGGCACCCATTGGTATTTCTTTAGCGAATGGTTTAAATCTTGATGTGAAACCTTTTATACTTTCTGTAATGTTCGCTGCAAATTTTAGTTTTTTCACACCTCTCGGCTACCAAACCAATGCCCTCATTTTCAGCATGGGCATCTATAAGTTCAAACATTTTTTGATTATCGGAGGGGTGATTTCGGTAGTTTTATGGGTTGTTGCTACTTTATTGTTAAGTGCCATGTTATAA
- a CDS encoding Do/DeqQ family serine protease, whose protein sequence is MTNNKKTLQGWRIYLFSALIALGVSFAVVKGSQLAKDDSANITKVSGVQGQHALFTADNEGNIKPLDFTDTSEKVLDAVVHIKSIHTRAQNNGNARELPDPFREFFGDMFKNQVPQGGMQQQPMVGTGSGVIINEKGYIVTNNHVIDNADEVEVTLYNNQSYKATVVGTDPTTDLALLQIKADGLKTMALVNSDDVEVGEWVLAVGNPIGLNSTVTAGIVSAKARSIHINKEKFAVESFIQTDAAINPGNSGGALVNLEGNLIGINTAIASRTGSYTGYGFAVPSNIVTKVVEDLLKYGNVQRGMLGVSIRTMDGSLAKEKEVNFSKGVWVENVGEESAADKAGIESGDIITKVDDILVGTSPRLQEIIASKRPGDKVVVTVKRNGKEKEFDVVLENANGTTDIVKREKKEVLNLLGADFEVLDDEVAEKLDLDGGVKVARLYPGKIRKQTQMKEGFIITHIDGKKVKDLDDISKALENKAGGVMLEGVYEGSKTKYYYAFGMDSE, encoded by the coding sequence ATGACAAATAATAAAAAAACCCTTCAAGGATGGAGAATCTACCTGTTCTCCGCCCTAATCGCCCTTGGGGTGAGTTTTGCCGTAGTAAAAGGTAGTCAACTGGCTAAAGACGATTCGGCTAATATAACAAAGGTTAGCGGGGTACAGGGTCAGCATGCTTTATTTACTGCCGATAACGAAGGCAATATTAAACCCCTCGATTTTACCGACACCAGTGAAAAGGTATTGGATGCAGTTGTACATATTAAATCGATTCATACGAGGGCTCAAAATAATGGCAATGCCCGCGAACTTCCCGATCCTTTTCGTGAGTTTTTTGGTGATATGTTCAAGAACCAAGTACCCCAAGGTGGCATGCAACAACAGCCTATGGTGGGCACAGGCTCTGGGGTAATCATTAACGAGAAGGGCTATATTGTTACCAATAATCACGTTATCGACAATGCCGATGAGGTAGAAGTTACCTTGTATAACAATCAATCTTACAAGGCTACAGTGGTCGGTACCGACCCAACTACCGATCTAGCTTTGTTGCAGATTAAGGCTGACGGATTAAAAACAATGGCCTTGGTTAATTCTGATGATGTGGAGGTAGGTGAATGGGTGTTGGCCGTTGGTAACCCAATAGGGCTTAATTCAACTGTTACGGCCGGTATCGTAAGTGCTAAAGCTAGAAGTATTCACATCAATAAAGAAAAATTCGCGGTCGAAAGCTTTATTCAGACCGATGCCGCTATTAACCCTGGTAATAGTGGTGGTGCCTTAGTAAATTTAGAAGGAAACCTTATCGGAATAAATACGGCCATCGCAAGTAGAACGGGTAGTTATACCGGTTATGGTTTTGCGGTACCCAGTAATATCGTCACCAAAGTGGTTGAAGATTTATTGAAATATGGCAACGTGCAGAGAGGTATGTTGGGAGTAAGCATTCGTACAATGGATGGCAGTTTGGCGAAAGAAAAAGAGGTGAACTTCTCTAAAGGAGTTTGGGTCGAAAATGTCGGTGAAGAAAGTGCGGCCGATAAAGCCGGAATCGAGTCAGGAGACATCATTACCAAAGTTGACGACATATTAGTAGGTACATCCCCACGACTTCAAGAAATTATTGCGAGTAAGAGACCAGGTGACAAGGTGGTCGTTACGGTAAAGAGAAACGGTAAAGAAAAAGAGTTTGATGTGGTTCTCGAAAACGCCAATGGCACCACTGACATCGTTAAGCGCGAAAAGAAGGAGGTATTGAACTTATTGGGTGCCGATTTCGAAGTGCTCGATGATGAAGTTGCAGAGAAGCTTGACTTAGATGGAGGCGTAAAAGTAGCACGCCTTTATCCGGGCAAGATTCGCAAACAGACCCAAATGAAAGAAGGCTTTATAATCACTCATATCGACGGAAAAAAGGTGAAAGATTTGGATGATATCAGTAAAGCTTTGGAGAATAAGGCAGGCGGAGTAATGCTTGAGGGGGTCTATGAAGGCTCTAAAACTAAATATTACTATGCTTTTGGAATGGATTCGGAATAA
- a CDS encoding TetR family transcriptional regulator, with the protein MQRMQVTGLELFYKKGYYNTSVDDILKELSLSKGAFYYHFDSKEDFFIQIIENLLVRKMYSMLIEPIEGHENTLDMITNCFEEALETAVHNELDFGFVLSNFINEFNGKNEKIMKHLNDILRIWEANLVSAIQRGKFNGHIDRHVDSEGVAVYLMSAYIGVRTLMVEIAPSARKYRFMSQLRQYFKSMEPKSENVMNQASGYGTYN; encoded by the coding sequence ATGCAACGTATGCAGGTCACAGGACTCGAACTTTTTTACAAGAAAGGTTATTATAACACAAGTGTAGATGATATTTTAAAGGAGCTTTCCCTTTCAAAGGGGGCCTTCTATTACCATTTTGATTCAAAGGAAGATTTTTTCATTCAGATAATAGAAAATCTGCTCGTGCGTAAAATGTACAGTATGCTTATCGAACCTATTGAGGGTCATGAAAATACTTTGGACATGATAACAAACTGTTTTGAAGAGGCTCTGGAAACGGCAGTTCACAATGAGCTTGACTTCGGTTTTGTTCTGAGTAATTTCATTAACGAATTTAATGGTAAGAACGAAAAAATCATGAAACACCTTAACGATATTCTTAGAATATGGGAAGCCAATTTGGTTTCAGCCATTCAGCGAGGTAAATTCAATGGTCATATCGATAGACATGTAGATAGCGAAGGTGTGGCGGTTTATTTGATGAGCGCTTATATAGGGGTGCGAACCTTAATGGTAGAAATAGCACCGAGTGCCCGTAAATATCGTTTTATGTCACAATTAAGACAGTACTTCAAATCAATGGAGCCCAAGTCTGAAAATGTAATGAATCAAGCTTCTGGATACGGAACTTATAATTAA
- a CDS encoding ring-1,2-phenylacetyl-CoA epoxidase subunit PaaE has protein sequence MSKFHSLTVKHIKPLTPNSVAITLTIPKDLIQTFDFLPGQYVTIKKEIKGKELRRAYSICSSPKSDCFTIGVKKVDRGGFSDYAHTKLAVGDVLEVMPPEGRFTFNSSGKAKNIAAFAAGSGITPIMSIAKAVLASDPKSKFVLVYGNKSYKDTMFYTDLVKLELDHPDRFFTYFITSQTQEDDSLFGRIDASTVNYALKNKHKNTEFDAYYLCGPEAMINLVSDKLQENDIPKEKIHFELFTTTEILDEMPVDAEGQTQLKVIVDEEEFSFQMDKKERVLDAVLKENIDAPYSCQGGVCSSCIARVKEGKAEMVKNQILTDGEIEDGFILTCQALPLTPTLTVDYDDV, from the coding sequence ATGAGTAAATTTCATTCCCTTACGGTAAAACATATCAAACCGTTAACACCAAATTCGGTGGCCATAACCCTTACTATACCTAAAGACCTTATTCAAACTTTCGATTTTTTGCCTGGGCAGTATGTCACCATAAAAAAAGAAATAAAGGGTAAAGAGTTAAGAAGGGCCTATTCAATCTGTTCTTCTCCAAAAAGTGACTGTTTTACCATTGGGGTAAAGAAAGTAGATAGAGGCGGGTTTTCCGATTACGCACATACCAAATTAGCCGTTGGAGATGTTCTCGAAGTTATGCCGCCAGAAGGTCGTTTTACATTTAATTCTTCAGGAAAGGCCAAAAATATCGCCGCTTTTGCTGCCGGTAGTGGTATTACCCCGATTATGAGTATTGCGAAGGCCGTTTTGGCAAGCGACCCGAAAAGCAAGTTTGTGCTGGTGTATGGCAACAAGTCGTACAAAGACACCATGTTCTATACCGATCTGGTAAAATTAGAACTGGATCACCCAGATAGATTCTTCACCTATTTTATAACCAGTCAGACCCAAGAAGATGATTCGCTGTTCGGTCGAATCGATGCATCAACGGTGAATTACGCCTTAAAGAACAAACACAAAAACACCGAATTTGATGCGTACTACCTCTGTGGACCAGAAGCCATGATCAATCTGGTTTCCGATAAGCTTCAAGAAAATGATATCCCTAAAGAAAAAATTCATTTTGAACTTTTCACCACCACCGAAATTTTAGACGAAATGCCGGTTGACGCCGAGGGTCAGACACAACTGAAAGTTATAGTTGATGAAGAGGAGTTTTCATTTCAAATGGACAAAAAAGAGCGGGTTCTTGACGCTGTGCTCAAAGAAAATATCGACGCACCCTATTCTTGCCAAGGGGGCGTATGCAGTAGCTGTATCGCCCGGGTCAAAGAGGGAAAGGCTGAAATGGTGAAAAACCAAATATTGACCGATGGCGAAATCGAAGATGGTTTTATTCTTACCTGTCAAGCACTACCTCTTACGCCTACGCTTACCGTCGATTATGATGACGTATAG